A genomic window from Elaeis guineensis isolate ETL-2024a chromosome 3, EG11, whole genome shotgun sequence includes:
- the LOC114913762 gene encoding uncharacterized protein isoform X3 — protein MDKDDSAGPASLRPSKLRYPLRSAARPKEANPAITDASNSTSKRGRPPSVVSKSVSALDISGKEKSAKPPRRLSIPTKPITSPRQVPFGSITPISETRMKRSNTPGKSDTPVSDVSKSMSRRKFSVISSVSYWLAQIKLSESASKHSISLGFFKLAMESGCEPLDRVRDELKSYVCRHNLVAELGEPAKDLLQMYNIVEDLEHLKVSESCSQLPVERNQFSDKAPRSSTASKSRNLKPKSLNPNTRAVAESNKRESIQQRKPAYKKKGSSNESPVYAVSVDDTNGSNAQKKFRQPRKMESNGGKGKIKSSPKKSISETVDAADPLPIEETSYEDKENMNTQLIEGARIEEETQTN, from the exons aTGGATAAGGACGACTCCGCTGGCCCTG CTTCACTGAGACCATCGAAGTTACGGTACCCGCTGAGATCTGCTGCCAGGCCGAAGGAGGCGAATCCGGCGATCACGGATGCATCAAATTCCACCTCAAAGAG GGGAAGGCCTCCATCAGTTGTAAGCAAGAGTGTGAGTGCTCTTGATATTTCTGGAAAGGAGAAATCGGCAAAACCTCCACGAAGGCTCTCCATACCTACTAAACCTATTACGAGCCCTCGACAGGTCCCTTTTGGAAGTATAACTCCAATATCAGAGACCCGAATGAAGAGATCAAACACCCCAGGGAAAAGTGATACTCCCGTCTCTGATGTATCAAAGTCTATGAGCAGGCGAAAGTTTAGCGTGATATCTTCAGTCTCTTATTGGTTAGCACAGATCAAACTGTCAGAGTCTGCCTCCAAGCACTCAATCTCACTTGGTTTCTTCAAGCTTGCAATGGAGTCAGGATGTGAG CCTTTGGATCGAGTGCGAGATGAGCTTAAATCATATGTATGCAGACACAACCTGGTAGCAGAGCTAGGAGAGCCTGCAAAGGATTTACTCCAGATGTACAACATTGTAGAAGATCTTGAACATTTGAAGGTTTCTGAGAGCTGTTCTCAGTTACCTGTAGAGAGAAACCAGTTTTCAGACAAAGCTCCTCGCAGCTCCACTGCTTCCAAAAGTAGGAATCTGAAACCGAAGTCACTGAATCCAAACACTCGGGCAGTTGCAGAGTCAAATAAGCGAGAGAGTATTCAGCAGAGAAAACCTGCATATAAGAAGAAGGGATCCAGCAATGAGAGCCCAGTGTATGCTGTGTCTGTGGACGATACTAATGGTAGTAATGCACAGAAAAAATTTCGGCAGCCAAGAAAGATGGAATCTAACGGGGGCAAGGGGAAGATCAAAAGCTCGCCAAAGAAGTCAATATCCGAAACAG TTGATGCAGCTGATCCTTTGCCTATTGAGGAGACATCTTACGAAGACAAGGAGAACATG AATACTCAGCTAATTGAAGGAGCAAGGATTGAGGAGGAGACTCAGACAAACTGA
- the LOC114913762 gene encoding uncharacterized protein isoform X2 codes for MRPKVMGSIVFSAYIGIGALVILDIANAAILGRSMVSVDGWECWIYTRGYWKANNNCVTICLNFFSKKKLFRGRPPSVVSKSVSALDISGKEKSAKPPRRLSIPTKPITSPRQVPFGSITPISETRMKRSNTPGKSDTPVSDVSKSMSRRKFSVISSVSYWLAQIKLSESASKHSISLGFFKLAMESGCEPLDRVRDELKSYVCRHNLVAELGEPAKDLLQMYNIVEDLEHLKVSESCSQLPVERNQFSDKAPRSSTASKSRNLKPKSLNPNTRAVAESNKRESIQQRKPAYKKKGSSNESPVYAVSVDDTNGSNAQKKFRQPRKMESNGGKGKIKSSPKKSISETADPLPIEETSYEDKENMNTQLIEGARIEEETQTN; via the exons ATGAGGCCAAAAGTTATGGGATCGATAGTTTTCAGTGCTTATATAGGAATCGGGGCGCTTGTGATATTGGATATTGCCAATGCTGCCATTTTGGGAAGAAGCATGGTGTCAGTTGATGGATGGGAATGTTGGATTTATACCAGAGGATACTGGAAAGCCAATAATAACTGCGTCAccatatgtttgaattttttctcaaagaaaaagCTATTCAG GGGAAGGCCTCCATCAGTTGTAAGCAAGAGTGTGAGTGCTCTTGATATTTCTGGAAAGGAGAAATCGGCAAAACCTCCACGAAGGCTCTCCATACCTACTAAACCTATTACGAGCCCTCGACAGGTCCCTTTTGGAAGTATAACTCCAATATCAGAGACCCGAATGAAGAGATCAAACACCCCAGGGAAAAGTGATACTCCCGTCTCTGATGTATCAAAGTCTATGAGCAGGCGAAAGTTTAGCGTGATATCTTCAGTCTCTTATTGGTTAGCACAGATCAAACTGTCAGAGTCTGCCTCCAAGCACTCAATCTCACTTGGTTTCTTCAAGCTTGCAATGGAGTCAGGATGTGAG CCTTTGGATCGAGTGCGAGATGAGCTTAAATCATATGTATGCAGACACAACCTGGTAGCAGAGCTAGGAGAGCCTGCAAAGGATTTACTCCAGATGTACAACATTGTAGAAGATCTTGAACATTTGAAGGTTTCTGAGAGCTGTTCTCAGTTACCTGTAGAGAGAAACCAGTTTTCAGACAAAGCTCCTCGCAGCTCCACTGCTTCCAAAAGTAGGAATCTGAAACCGAAGTCACTGAATCCAAACACTCGGGCAGTTGCAGAGTCAAATAAGCGAGAGAGTATTCAGCAGAGAAAACCTGCATATAAGAAGAAGGGATCCAGCAATGAGAGCCCAGTGTATGCTGTGTCTGTGGACGATACTAATGGTAGTAATGCACAGAAAAAATTTCGGCAGCCAAGAAAGATGGAATCTAACGGGGGCAAGGGGAAGATCAAAAGCTCGCCAAAGAAGTCAATATCCGAAACAG CTGATCCTTTGCCTATTGAGGAGACATCTTACGAAGACAAGGAGAACATG AATACTCAGCTAATTGAAGGAGCAAGGATTGAGGAGGAGACTCAGACAAACTGA
- the LOC140856691 gene encoding probable LRR receptor-like serine/threonine-protein kinase At1g14390 isoform X2, whose translation MIHIHPHSPTAHHQQQHSVHQIKMASLSLPRSKPRFFHLSILVLCFFLTASAQQLSPSQSKTLLRLQRLLEFPPALAGLTNSTNFCVLPPSTSLSIACSGDRITQLSIVGGRSTPLSSSFSSDSLFTTLSRLPSLTVLSLVSIGIWGPLPGKVDRFASLKVLNLSSNFLHGAIPPQISTMSSLQNLVLAGNSFNGTVPDLKSLPILAELDLGGNRFGPDFPSLGESLVTLVLKNNSFGGKIPAGLAALDQLQKLDSASNQFVGWIPPFLFSLPSIRYLDLSGNQLTGQLPANLSCSSGLGYVDISNNLLMGGLPTCIRSNSSSLVVLNSGNCMASGDSSYQHSNSYCNDGALAAILPPADHKSRSKSKLGLIFGIVGGVVGGAVLLGLLVFLVSRRVRAATNPESSMFQKPIAGKTLVQVSPGRTPADARHMSQAARVGTLGLTPYRVFSMEELEEATDTFDPSNLIEDGPRGHFYKGWLQDGSMVVVRRLKLKPKHPLQSLLKYMDVISKLRHHHLVSILGHCIVGGQDGANTASFVFLVFEHVQNGTLRSHLTEWRKREMMKWLQRVSAVIGVARGIQFLHTVTVPGIVGNDLNIENILLDQTLTAKINNYNLPVLLKNKNKKVGSESPFSTMEDSDLGSSRKA comes from the exons ATGATTCATATCCACCCACATTCTCCCACTGCCCATCACCAGCAGCAGCACTCAGTTCATCAGATAAAAATGGCATCTTTATCATTGCCACGTTCCAAGCCCAGATTCTTCCACCTCTCCATCCTGGTCCTCTGCTTCTTTCTCACCGCCTCGGCCCAACAGCTCTCCCCCTCCCAGTCCAAGACCCTCCTCCGCCTCCAGCGCCTCCTCGAGTTTCCCCCCGCCCTTGCCGGCTTGACCAACTCCACCAACTTCTGCGTCCTCCCTCCCTCCACCTCCCTCTCCATCGCTTGCTCCGGCGACCGCATCACCCAGCTCTCCATCGTCGGCGGCCGCTCGACCCCCTTGTCTTCCAGCTTCTCCTCCGATTCCCTCTTCACCACCCTGTCGAGGCTCCCCAGCTTGACCGTCCTCTCCCTCGTATCCATCGGCATCTGGGGACCGCTGCCTGGGAAAGTGGATCGCTTCGCCTCCCTCAAAGTCCTCAACTTGAGCTCCAATTTCCTCCACGGCGCGATCCCTCCGCAGATTTCGACCATGTCCAGCCTCCAAAATCTCGTCTTGGCTGGGAATTCCTTCAACGGAACAGTTCCCGACCTCAAATCCTTGCCGATTCTCGCCGAGCTGGATTTGGGAGGCAACCGCTTCGGCCCCGACTTCCCCTCCTTGGGCGAGAGTCTCGTGACTCTGGTCCTAAAAAACAATAGCTTTGGCGGCAAAATCCCAGCGGGACTGGCGGCACTCGATCAGCTGCAGAAGCTGGATTCGGCTTCCAATCAGTTCGTCGGCTGGATTCCTCCCTTCTTGTTTTCCCTGCCATCTATTCGATACTTGGATCTGTCCGGGAACCAGCTCACCGGCCAACTTCCGGCGAACCTGTCTTGCAGCAGCGGTCTTGGATACGTTGACATCTCCAACAATCTTTTGATGGGAGGACTGCCTACGTGCATCCGCTCGAATTCTTCGAGCCTGGTGGTGCTGAATTCAGGGAACTGCATGGCTTCAGGGGATTCGAGTTACCAGCACTCGAATTCTTATTGCAATGATGGGGCACTGGCGGCCATTCTGCCTCCAGCTGATCACAAGAGCAGATCCAAGAGCAAGCTGGGGCTTATATTCGGCATTGTCGGAGGTGTCGTGGGTGGTGCAGTGCTTTTGGGTCTGTTAGTTTTCTTGGTTTCAAGGAGGGTGAGAGCAGCAACGAATCCAGAGAGCAGCATGTTCCAGAAACCCATTGCTGGAAAAACTTTGGTTCAAGTCTCTCCAGGAAGAACTCCTGCTGATGCGC GGCACATGTCTCAAGCAGCGAGGGTAGGTACACTGGGGCTGACTCCCTATCGTGTTTTTAGCATGGAGGAACTCGAAGAAGCAACTGATACTTTTGATCCATCAAATTTGATCGAAGATGGTCCGCGAGGACAT TTCTATAAGGGTTGGCTTCAGGATGGCTCTATGGTTGTGGTGAGACGTTTGAAGTTGAAACCAAAGCATCCTCTTCAGAGCCTACTGAAGTACATGGATGTCATTTCAAAACTCAGGCACCATCATTTGGTCAGCATTTTGGGGCATTGCATTGTCGGTGGCCAGGATGGTGCTAACACAGCAAGTTTTGTCTTTCTTGTTTTTGAGCATGTCCAGAATGGTACTTTAAGGAGTCATCTTACCG AGTGGCGAAAGCGTGAGATGATGAAATGGCTGCAGAGAGTATCAGCCGTTATTGGGGTTGCAAGGGGAATTCAGTTCTTGCACACAGTGACGGTTCCTGGTATTGTTGGAAATGATCTCAACATAGAAAATATTTTGTTGGACCAAACTCTTACCGCAAAAATTAACAATTATAAT
- the LOC114913762 gene encoding uncharacterized protein isoform X1, which translates to MRPKVMGSIVFSAYIGIGALVILDIANAAILGRSMVSVDGWECWIYTRGYWKANNNCVTICLNFFSKKKLFRGRPPSVVSKSVSALDISGKEKSAKPPRRLSIPTKPITSPRQVPFGSITPISETRMKRSNTPGKSDTPVSDVSKSMSRRKFSVISSVSYWLAQIKLSESASKHSISLGFFKLAMESGCEPLDRVRDELKSYVCRHNLVAELGEPAKDLLQMYNIVEDLEHLKVSESCSQLPVERNQFSDKAPRSSTASKSRNLKPKSLNPNTRAVAESNKRESIQQRKPAYKKKGSSNESPVYAVSVDDTNGSNAQKKFRQPRKMESNGGKGKIKSSPKKSISETVDAADPLPIEETSYEDKENMNTQLIEGARIEEETQTN; encoded by the exons ATGAGGCCAAAAGTTATGGGATCGATAGTTTTCAGTGCTTATATAGGAATCGGGGCGCTTGTGATATTGGATATTGCCAATGCTGCCATTTTGGGAAGAAGCATGGTGTCAGTTGATGGATGGGAATGTTGGATTTATACCAGAGGATACTGGAAAGCCAATAATAACTGCGTCAccatatgtttgaattttttctcaaagaaaaagCTATTCAG GGGAAGGCCTCCATCAGTTGTAAGCAAGAGTGTGAGTGCTCTTGATATTTCTGGAAAGGAGAAATCGGCAAAACCTCCACGAAGGCTCTCCATACCTACTAAACCTATTACGAGCCCTCGACAGGTCCCTTTTGGAAGTATAACTCCAATATCAGAGACCCGAATGAAGAGATCAAACACCCCAGGGAAAAGTGATACTCCCGTCTCTGATGTATCAAAGTCTATGAGCAGGCGAAAGTTTAGCGTGATATCTTCAGTCTCTTATTGGTTAGCACAGATCAAACTGTCAGAGTCTGCCTCCAAGCACTCAATCTCACTTGGTTTCTTCAAGCTTGCAATGGAGTCAGGATGTGAG CCTTTGGATCGAGTGCGAGATGAGCTTAAATCATATGTATGCAGACACAACCTGGTAGCAGAGCTAGGAGAGCCTGCAAAGGATTTACTCCAGATGTACAACATTGTAGAAGATCTTGAACATTTGAAGGTTTCTGAGAGCTGTTCTCAGTTACCTGTAGAGAGAAACCAGTTTTCAGACAAAGCTCCTCGCAGCTCCACTGCTTCCAAAAGTAGGAATCTGAAACCGAAGTCACTGAATCCAAACACTCGGGCAGTTGCAGAGTCAAATAAGCGAGAGAGTATTCAGCAGAGAAAACCTGCATATAAGAAGAAGGGATCCAGCAATGAGAGCCCAGTGTATGCTGTGTCTGTGGACGATACTAATGGTAGTAATGCACAGAAAAAATTTCGGCAGCCAAGAAAGATGGAATCTAACGGGGGCAAGGGGAAGATCAAAAGCTCGCCAAAGAAGTCAATATCCGAAACAG TTGATGCAGCTGATCCTTTGCCTATTGAGGAGACATCTTACGAAGACAAGGAGAACATG AATACTCAGCTAATTGAAGGAGCAAGGATTGAGGAGGAGACTCAGACAAACTGA